Proteins from a single region of Bradyrhizobium diazoefficiens:
- a CDS encoding inorganic phosphate transporter, which yields MSGVALPGSIEPALSKGPDLNRGFHPLTGVIYMGVIAAALLFVAYSIWVDVDAAGAQVKTFAPFLLLFVALLIALGFEFVNGFHDTANAVATVIYTRSLPAHVAVVWSGMFNLFGVLLSSGAVAFGIVSLLPVELILQVGSSAGFAMVFALLIAAIIWNVGTWYFGLPASSSHTLIGSIMGVGIMNAILHGRSGTSGVDWSQAANIGKALLLSPLFGFALAAGLLLILRTVLLRATPALFGEPKGDQPPPWWIRGILILTCTLVSFFHGSNDGQKGMGLIMLILIGTVPTAYALNRALPESQIVAFSQSSEAASKIIEGKAAGYSVIGNPRPAVTSYVATREVNGGTFPSLAVLVRDISKQVTTYGSLSKVPADLVGNTRNDMYLVSEALRFLMKDKAAELGAPDVTVLNAYKGSLDSATKFIPGWVKIAVAIALGLGTMVGWKRIVVTVGEKIGKTHLTYAQGACAEITAAATIAAADVYGLPVSTTHVLSSGIAGTMAANGSGLQWATIRNIAMAWVLTLPAAMIISGALYYLFSHLF from the coding sequence ATGAGTGGCGTTGCTTTGCCGGGCTCCATCGAGCCTGCTTTGAGTAAGGGACCTGACCTCAATCGCGGCTTCCATCCGCTCACCGGCGTGATCTACATGGGGGTGATCGCCGCCGCACTGCTCTTCGTCGCCTACAGCATCTGGGTCGACGTCGATGCGGCCGGCGCGCAGGTCAAGACTTTCGCTCCCTTCCTCCTGCTTTTCGTCGCACTCCTGATCGCGCTCGGCTTCGAGTTCGTGAACGGCTTCCACGACACCGCCAACGCGGTCGCAACCGTGATCTACACCCGTTCGCTTCCCGCTCACGTCGCCGTGGTGTGGTCCGGCATGTTCAACCTGTTCGGCGTGCTGCTGTCCTCCGGCGCGGTCGCGTTCGGCATCGTCTCGCTGCTGCCCGTCGAGCTGATCCTCCAGGTCGGCTCCAGCGCCGGTTTCGCCATGGTGTTCGCACTGTTGATCGCCGCCATCATCTGGAACGTCGGCACCTGGTATTTCGGCCTGCCGGCCTCGAGCTCGCACACGCTGATCGGCTCGATCATGGGCGTCGGCATCATGAACGCGATCCTGCATGGCCGCAGCGGCACCTCCGGCGTCGACTGGTCCCAGGCCGCCAACATCGGCAAGGCGCTGCTGCTGTCGCCGCTGTTCGGCTTCGCACTCGCCGCCGGCCTGCTCCTGATCCTGCGCACCGTGCTGCTGCGCGCCACGCCCGCCTTGTTCGGCGAGCCGAAGGGCGACCAGCCGCCGCCGTGGTGGATCCGCGGCATCCTGATCCTCACCTGCACGCTGGTGAGCTTTTTCCACGGCTCCAATGACGGTCAGAAGGGCATGGGCCTGATCATGCTGATCCTGATCGGCACCGTGCCGACCGCCTACGCGCTCAACCGCGCGCTGCCGGAGAGCCAGATCGTCGCGTTCAGCCAGAGCTCGGAGGCCGCCAGCAAGATCATCGAAGGCAAGGCCGCTGGCTACAGCGTGATCGGCAATCCGCGTCCCGCCGTGACCAGCTACGTCGCCACGCGCGAAGTCAACGGCGGCACCTTCCCGTCGCTCGCCGTGCTTGTGCGCGATATCTCCAAGCAGGTGACCACCTACGGCTCGCTCTCCAAGGTGCCGGCCGACCTCGTCGGCAACACCCGTAACGACATGTACCTCGTCTCGGAAGCGCTGCGCTTCCTGATGAAGGACAAGGCAGCCGAGCTCGGCGCTCCCGACGTCACCGTGCTCAACGCCTACAAGGGCTCGCTCGACAGCGCGACGAAGTTCATCCCCGGCTGGGTGAAGATCGCGGTCGCCATCGCGCTTGGTCTCGGCACCATGGTCGGCTGGAAGCGCATCGTGGTCACGGTCGGCGAGAAGATCGGCAAGACGCATCTGACCTACGCGCAGGGCGCCTGCGCCGAGATCACCGCGGCCGCCACCATCGCCGCCGCCGACGTCTACGGCCTGCCGGTCTCGACCACCCACGTGCTGTCATCCGGCATCGCGGGCACCATGGCCGCCAACGGATCGGGCCTGCAATGGGCAACGATCCGCAATATCGCCATGGCCTGGGTGCTGACCCTGCCGGCCGCGATGATCATCTCGGGCGCGCTCTATTATTTGTTCTCGCACCTGTTCTGA
- a CDS encoding M20 aminoacylase family protein, whose translation MPIVNRVADLQPDIQAWRRDIHQHPELLYDVHRTAAFVADRLREFGCDEVVTGIGQTGVVGVIKGNKPAGEGLKVIGLRADMDALPVEEQTNLPYASKTPGKMHACGHDGHTAMLLGAARYLAETRNFAGDAIVIFQPAEEGGAGGAAMVKDGMMERFGIEQVYGMHNGPGIPIGSFAIRPGPIMAATDEVDIMIEGLGGHAARPHKCVDSVFVGAQVITALQSIVARSVDPLESAVISICEFHAGNARNVIPQTATLRGTIRTLSPEVRKLVEKRVREVVAGVAQITGAKIDLHYKRNYPVVNNHAAETEVATRIAKQVAGDANVHEMPPLMGGEDFAYMLEARPGAFIFCGNGDSAGLHHPAYNFNDEAIVFGTSYWVKLVEEQLAAS comes from the coding sequence ATGCCCATCGTGAACCGCGTCGCCGACCTTCAACCCGATATCCAGGCCTGGCGGCGGGACATCCACCAGCACCCCGAGCTGCTGTACGATGTCCATCGCACCGCAGCATTCGTCGCGGACCGCCTGCGCGAGTTTGGCTGCGACGAGGTCGTGACCGGCATCGGGCAGACCGGCGTGGTCGGGGTGATCAAGGGCAACAAGCCGGCCGGCGAGGGGCTCAAGGTGATCGGTCTGCGCGCCGACATGGACGCGCTGCCCGTCGAGGAGCAGACCAACCTGCCTTACGCCTCCAAGACTCCGGGCAAGATGCACGCCTGTGGCCACGACGGCCACACCGCGATGCTGCTCGGCGCGGCGCGCTACCTCGCCGAGACTCGCAACTTCGCCGGCGATGCGATCGTCATCTTCCAGCCGGCTGAGGAAGGCGGCGCCGGCGGCGCAGCGATGGTCAAGGACGGCATGATGGAGCGCTTCGGCATCGAGCAGGTCTACGGCATGCATAACGGCCCCGGCATCCCGATCGGCTCGTTCGCGATTCGGCCGGGCCCGATCATGGCGGCGACCGACGAGGTCGACATCATGATCGAGGGCCTCGGCGGCCACGCCGCCCGTCCGCACAAATGCGTCGACTCCGTCTTTGTCGGTGCGCAGGTGATCACCGCGTTGCAGTCGATCGTCGCGCGCAGCGTCGATCCCTTGGAATCGGCCGTGATCTCGATCTGCGAGTTTCACGCCGGCAACGCCCGCAACGTGATCCCGCAAACCGCGACGCTAAGGGGAACCATCCGCACGTTGTCGCCGGAGGTCCGCAAGCTGGTCGAGAAGCGCGTGCGCGAAGTGGTGGCGGGCGTGGCCCAGATCACGGGCGCGAAGATCGATTTGCACTACAAGCGCAACTATCCCGTCGTGAACAACCACGCCGCGGAGACCGAGGTGGCGACGCGCATTGCCAAGCAAGTCGCAGGCGATGCCAATGTGCATGAGATGCCGCCGCTGATGGGCGGTGAGGACTTTGCCTACATGCTGGAAGCGCGTCCCGGCGCGTTCATCTTCTGCGGCAATGGCGACAGCGCCGGCCTGCATCACCCCGCCTACAATTTCAACGACGAGGCGATCGTGTTCGGGACGTCCTATTGGGTCAAGCTGGTCGAGGAGCAGCTCGCGGCATCGTGA
- a CDS encoding sigma-70 family RNA polymerase sigma factor: MPVSDDFQKAQRFREAALPYLDDVYTLARYLLRDASDAEDAVQECYLRALKHFDSYRGPAMKPWLFAILRNVCNAEYARRAHSHAAIEDTPGAPEQTPMWQETEASPETEVLRSRDAGAIRKLIDALAEPFKETFVLREINNLSYREIAETVGAPVGTVMSRLARARAMLRAAWTAEEEHSK; this comes from the coding sequence ATGCCCGTCAGCGACGATTTCCAGAAGGCGCAGCGCTTCCGCGAGGCGGCCCTGCCCTATCTCGACGACGTCTACACGCTCGCACGCTATCTGCTGCGCGACGCCTCCGACGCCGAGGACGCGGTGCAGGAATGCTATTTGCGCGCATTGAAGCATTTCGACAGCTATCGCGGCCCGGCGATGAAGCCCTGGCTGTTCGCGATCCTGCGCAACGTCTGCAATGCCGAATATGCCAGACGCGCGCACTCGCACGCCGCGATCGAGGACACCCCCGGCGCCCCCGAGCAGACGCCGATGTGGCAGGAGACCGAGGCGAGCCCGGAAACCGAAGTGTTACGCAGCCGCGACGCCGGCGCCATCCGCAAGCTGATCGACGCGCTTGCCGAGCCGTTCAAGGAGACCTTCGTGCTGCGGGAGATCAACAACCTGTCTTATCGTGAAATCGCCGAAACCGTCGGCGCCCCCGTCGGCACCGTGATGTCCCGCCTCGCACGCGCCCGCGCCATGCTGCGCGCGGCCTGGACGGCGGAAGAGGAGCATTCGAAATGA
- a CDS encoding GMC family oxidoreductase N-terminal domain-containing protein has product MPRRLEGEFDYIVVGAGTAGCIVANRLSAEPKNRVLVLEAGGDDNWIWFHIPVGYLFAIGNPRSDWMFKTEAEPGLNGRSLAYPRGKVIGGCSAINAMISMRGQAADYDHWRQLGMTGWGYDDVLPLFKRLEDHFLGPNEHHGAGGGWRIEAPRLSWDVLDAVGDAAEEMGIKRIPDFNTGDNEGTSYFHVNQKRGRRWSSARGFLKPALNRANLRLEKHVLVDRLIVEQGRAVGVRFIQNGEIIEARAKREVILSAGSIGSVQVLHRSGIGPADWLSPLGIDIVMDKPGVGRNLQDHLQQRAIYKVEGVRTLNETYYNLFRRGLMGLDYAFRRRGPLTMAPSQLGIFTRSDATRERANLQFHVQPLSLDKFGDPLHRFPAITVSACNLQPTSRGTVRLRSASPDEKPIIAPNYLSTDDDRQVGADAIRTTRRLMQQKALAKYHPSEYLPGPTVGDDDASLAKAAGDIGTTIFHPVGTAKMGAMSDPMAVVDERLRFYGLGGLRVVDASIMPTITSGNTNTPTAMIAEKGAAMILEDAK; this is encoded by the coding sequence ATGCCAAGGCGACTCGAAGGTGAGTTTGATTACATTGTCGTGGGCGCCGGCACAGCCGGCTGCATCGTCGCCAACCGACTGTCGGCCGAGCCCAAGAACCGCGTCCTCGTGCTCGAGGCCGGCGGCGACGACAACTGGATCTGGTTCCATATTCCGGTCGGCTATCTCTTCGCGATCGGCAATCCGCGCTCGGACTGGATGTTCAAGACCGAGGCCGAGCCGGGCCTGAATGGCCGCTCGCTGGCCTATCCCCGCGGTAAGGTGATCGGCGGCTGCTCGGCCATCAACGCCATGATCTCGATGCGGGGCCAGGCCGCCGATTACGATCACTGGCGCCAGCTCGGCATGACCGGCTGGGGCTATGACGACGTGCTGCCGCTGTTCAAGCGGTTGGAAGATCACTTCCTTGGGCCAAACGAGCATCACGGCGCCGGCGGCGGCTGGCGCATCGAGGCACCGCGGCTGTCGTGGGACGTGCTCGATGCGGTCGGCGACGCAGCCGAGGAGATGGGCATCAAGCGAATCCCGGACTTCAATACCGGCGACAACGAAGGCACCAGCTATTTCCACGTCAACCAGAAGCGGGGCCGGCGCTGGTCGTCCGCGCGCGGCTTCCTCAAGCCGGCGCTGAACCGCGCGAATTTGCGGCTCGAGAAACATGTGCTGGTCGACCGCCTCATCGTCGAGCAGGGCCGCGCCGTCGGCGTTCGCTTCATCCAGAACGGCGAGATCATCGAGGCGCGCGCCAAGCGCGAGGTAATCCTCTCGGCCGGCTCCATCGGTTCGGTGCAGGTGCTGCATCGCTCCGGCATCGGGCCTGCCGACTGGCTCTCGCCGCTCGGCATCGACATCGTGATGGACAAGCCCGGCGTGGGGCGCAATCTGCAGGACCATCTGCAGCAGCGCGCGATCTACAAGGTCGAGGGCGTGCGGACGCTGAATGAGACTTATTACAATCTGTTCCGCCGCGGCCTGATGGGCCTCGACTACGCCTTCCGCCGCCGTGGTCCGCTGACCATGGCACCGTCGCAGCTCGGCATCTTCACGCGCTCCGATGCGACACGCGAGCGCGCCAACCTCCAATTTCACGTGCAGCCGCTGTCGCTCGACAAGTTCGGCGATCCCCTGCACCGCTTCCCCGCGATCACCGTGAGCGCTTGCAATCTCCAGCCGACCTCGCGCGGAACCGTGCGGCTGCGCTCGGCGAGTCCCGACGAGAAGCCGATCATCGCGCCGAATTATCTGTCGACCGACGACGACCGCCAGGTCGGCGCCGACGCCATTCGCACCACGCGCCGGCTGATGCAGCAGAAGGCGCTGGCCAAATATCACCCGAGCGAATATCTGCCCGGTCCCACCGTCGGCGACGACGATGCCTCGCTTGCCAAAGCCGCCGGCGATATCGGCACCACCATCTTTCATCCCGTTGGCACGGCGAAGATGGGCGCGATGAGCGATCCCATGGCCGTGGTCGACGAGCGCCTGCGGTTTTACGGCCTCGGCGGTCTTCGCGTCGTCGATGCCTCCATCATGCCGACGATCACTTCGGGCAATACCAACACGCCCACGGCGATGATCGCCGAGAAGGGCGCGGCGATGATTTTGGAGGATGCGAAGTAA
- a CDS encoding cupredoxin family copper-binding protein has product MKTLNRRDFSVDFGLTLAAAILLPVTTAHADDTNMEVHIDNFVFQPPELKIKVGTTVTWTNRDDIPHTVVSAGKFRSKTLDTDDKFTFTFTNAGDYKYFCSLHPHMTGMIKVE; this is encoded by the coding sequence ATGAAGACACTCAATCGCCGCGACTTCTCCGTCGACTTCGGTCTCACTTTGGCCGCGGCCATCCTCTTGCCCGTCACGACCGCCCATGCCGATGACACCAACATGGAGGTGCATATCGATAATTTCGTTTTCCAGCCGCCGGAGCTCAAGATCAAGGTTGGAACGACGGTGACCTGGACCAATCGGGACGACATCCCGCACACCGTGGTGTCGGCCGGCAAATTCAGGTCCAAGACCCTTGATACCGACGACAAGTTCACGTTCACCTTCACCAATGCGGGCGACTACAAGTATTTTTGTTCGTTGCACCCGCACATGACGGGGATGATCAAGGTTGAGTAA
- a CDS encoding anti-sigma factor: MTCDEAKILLHALLDNELDAGHAREVEAHIASCPACAAELAAQRDMKRALADAKLRYTAPATLRARIEASLPQARPQPSRRSVLRGFAMGSAVSALAASGVVAVVLRQDDQQRILSEVVSAHLRSLQAGHLIDVVSTDQHTVKPWFNGKLDVAPPVIDLTAQGFTLVGGRLDYVDARAIGAVVYRRRQHIINLFVSQTASTEHRPPKTQTMQGFNCRRWGQRGLNFWAVSDIGNDELTEFVDKFEAAMKANVEG, translated from the coding sequence ATGACCTGCGACGAAGCAAAGATTCTGCTTCATGCGCTGCTCGACAACGAGCTCGATGCCGGCCACGCACGCGAGGTCGAAGCCCATATCGCAAGCTGCCCGGCCTGCGCGGCCGAGTTGGCGGCCCAGCGCGATATGAAGCGCGCGCTTGCCGACGCGAAACTGCGCTACACCGCACCGGCGACCTTACGCGCCCGAATCGAGGCGTCGCTGCCGCAGGCGCGGCCGCAGCCCAGCCGACGCTCGGTGCTGCGCGGCTTTGCGATGGGTTCTGCCGTCTCCGCACTCGCCGCCTCGGGCGTCGTCGCTGTCGTGCTGCGCCAGGACGACCAGCAACGCATCCTCTCGGAGGTCGTCTCCGCGCATCTGCGCTCGCTCCAGGCCGGCCACCTCATCGACGTGGTCTCGACCGACCAGCACACCGTCAAACCGTGGTTCAACGGCAAGCTGGACGTCGCCCCGCCTGTGATCGATCTCACCGCGCAAGGTTTTACGCTGGTCGGCGGCCGGCTCGACTATGTCGATGCGCGCGCGATCGGCGCAGTGGTCTACCGGCGCCGGCAGCACATCATCAATCTGTTCGTGTCGCAGACCGCGAGCACCGAACACCGGCCGCCGAAGACCCAGACCATGCAGGGCTTCAACTGCCGCCGCTGGGGCCAGCGCGGCCTGAATTTCTGGGCCGTCAGCGACATCGGCAACGACGAGCTCACCGAGTTCGTCGACAAGTTCGAGGCCGCGATGAAGGCGAATGTGGAGGGGTAG
- a CDS encoding UdgX family uracil-DNA binding protein (This protein belongs to the uracil DNA glycosylase superfamily, members of which act in excision repair of DNA. However, it belongs more specifically to UdgX branch, whose founding member was found to bind uracil in DNA (where it does not belong), without cleaving it, appears to promote DNA repair by a pathway involving RecA, rather than base excision.): MQYITLDTETDFDGWRKAARTLVLHHVKPTDVTWAVQGGEAELFAPSAPSPILEVNDGTFNVSGKFVDLAQAAILHRDPERFAILYRLLFRLKDNHDLIEVATDPDVALVTVMARAVHRDEHKMHAFVRFREIGRERAAHYVAWFEPEHYIVELAAPFFAKRFADMPWSILTPDLCAHWDGHALSFTPGVSKSEAPGEDRLEETWRRYYASIFNPARLKVKAMQTEMPKKYWRNLPEASIIRPLIEDAERMTGAMIANAATDPHKPQKRPEAPMKRKLAADDLEALREEAAHCRACHLYKDATQTVFGEGPKNANIMLVGEQPGDKEDLAGHPFVGPAGQMLDRALAEAGVDRKKVYVTNAVKHFKFVPRGKIRLHQKPTTPEIRACRQWYEREVSAIQPDLIVAMGATAAQSVFGKITPIGKTRGRVIDLPDGRKALVTVHPSYLLRLPDPEAKVLEYQRFVEDLKIAAALQRKSSRAA, encoded by the coding sequence ATGCAGTACATCACCCTCGACACCGAAACCGATTTCGATGGCTGGCGCAAAGCCGCGCGGACGCTCGTGCTTCATCACGTGAAGCCCACCGACGTCACCTGGGCCGTGCAAGGCGGCGAAGCCGAGTTGTTCGCGCCGTCCGCGCCATCTCCGATCCTCGAGGTGAACGACGGCACCTTCAACGTATCAGGCAAATTCGTTGACCTCGCCCAGGCCGCAATCCTGCATCGCGATCCCGAGCGTTTTGCGATCCTCTATCGCCTGCTTTTTCGGCTGAAGGACAATCACGATCTCATCGAGGTCGCAACCGACCCTGATGTCGCGCTGGTCACGGTCATGGCGAGAGCGGTCCATCGCGACGAGCACAAGATGCATGCCTTCGTGCGCTTCCGCGAGATCGGCAGGGAACGCGCAGCGCATTACGTCGCCTGGTTCGAGCCGGAACATTACATCGTCGAGCTCGCCGCGCCGTTCTTCGCAAAGCGCTTTGCCGACATGCCCTGGTCGATCCTGACGCCGGACCTCTGCGCCCATTGGGACGGCCACGCGCTCTCGTTCACGCCGGGCGTGAGCAAGAGCGAAGCACCGGGCGAAGACCGGCTTGAGGAAACCTGGCGGCGCTACTACGCCAGCATCTTCAACCCGGCGCGGTTGAAGGTGAAGGCGATGCAAACCGAGATGCCGAAGAAATACTGGAGGAACCTGCCGGAGGCTTCGATCATTAGACCCCTGATCGAGGACGCCGAGCGCATGACCGGCGCCATGATCGCCAATGCCGCAACCGATCCGCACAAGCCTCAGAAGCGGCCGGAGGCTCCGATGAAACGCAAGCTTGCTGCCGACGATCTCGAAGCGCTTCGCGAAGAAGCCGCACATTGCCGCGCTTGCCATCTCTACAAGGACGCCACGCAGACCGTGTTCGGCGAAGGCCCGAAGAACGCCAATATCATGCTGGTCGGCGAGCAGCCCGGCGACAAGGAAGACCTTGCCGGCCATCCCTTCGTCGGTCCGGCCGGCCAAATGCTCGACCGTGCGCTTGCGGAGGCCGGCGTCGACCGCAAGAAGGTCTATGTCACCAACGCAGTCAAGCACTTCAAATTCGTGCCGCGCGGAAAGATCCGCCTCCACCAGAAGCCGACGACGCCGGAGATCCGGGCCTGCCGGCAATGGTACGAGCGGGAAGTTTCGGCAATCCAGCCCGACCTCATCGTGGCGATGGGCGCCACCGCCGCACAAAGCGTGTTCGGCAAGATCACGCCCATCGGCAAGACCCGCGGCCGGGTCATAGACCTCCCCGATGGGCGCAAAGCTCTGGTGACGGTGCATCCGTCCTATCTACTGCGGCTGCCCGATCCGGAGGCGAAGGTGCTGGAATATCAGCGCTTTGTCGAAGACCTGAAAATTGCCGCCGCGTTGCAGCGAAAATCCTCGCGCGCCGCCTGA
- the hpnO gene encoding aminobacteriohopanetriol synthase HpnO codes for MNSPNPDMSQLFADRQAQRSTLHNRYLNEQFVRVLKTIGYDVGFQKGQGQYLYDRDGARYLDLLSGFGVFAIGRNHPAMREALKSVLDADLPNLVQFDVSVLAGVLAERLLKYVPYLDKAFFANSGAECVEAAIKFARGATGRPGIVYCAHGYHGLTYGALSLTGDSNFRTGFEPLLPGCTSVPFNDLAALEKALASREVAAFVVEPIQGKGVNMPSDEFLPGAAALCKKYGTLLVADEIQTGMGRTGRFLAVEHWNVEPDMVLLSKSLSGGHVPVGAVLTRKSIFDKIFNQMDRAVVHGSTFSKNDLAMAAGIATLDVMESEKLIETAAKRGAELRLALTRMVPGYELMKEVRGKGLMIGIEFGPPKSLRLRASWNVLEAANKGLFCQLITVPLFKDHKVLTQVAGHGSHTIKLLPPLTITEEDCSWVEKAFDDVIAGSHKVPGAIWSLGKTLVDNAVRRSA; via the coding sequence ATGAACAGTCCAAATCCAGACATGTCCCAGTTGTTCGCGGACCGTCAGGCCCAGCGCAGCACCCTGCATAATCGGTACCTGAACGAGCAGTTCGTCCGGGTTCTCAAGACCATCGGCTATGACGTCGGCTTCCAGAAGGGGCAGGGGCAGTACCTCTACGATCGCGACGGTGCGCGCTATCTCGACCTGCTGTCCGGCTTTGGCGTGTTTGCGATCGGGCGCAATCATCCGGCGATGCGCGAGGCGCTGAAAAGCGTGCTCGACGCCGATCTGCCCAATCTGGTCCAGTTCGACGTCTCGGTGCTGGCCGGCGTGCTTGCCGAGCGGCTGTTGAAATATGTTCCCTATCTCGACAAGGCGTTCTTCGCTAATTCCGGCGCCGAATGCGTCGAGGCCGCGATCAAGTTCGCGCGCGGCGCCACCGGCCGCCCCGGCATCGTCTATTGCGCCCACGGCTATCATGGCCTGACCTATGGCGCGTTGTCGCTGACCGGTGATTCGAACTTCCGCACCGGCTTCGAGCCGCTGCTGCCGGGGTGCACCTCGGTTCCGTTCAACGATCTGGCCGCGCTCGAGAAGGCGCTGGCATCGCGCGAGGTCGCGGCCTTCGTGGTCGAGCCGATCCAGGGCAAGGGCGTCAACATGCCCTCCGACGAGTTCCTGCCGGGCGCGGCCGCGCTCTGCAAGAAGTACGGCACGCTGCTCGTCGCCGACGAGATCCAGACCGGTATGGGCCGCACCGGGCGCTTCCTCGCGGTCGAGCACTGGAATGTCGAGCCCGACATGGTGCTGCTGTCGAAGTCGCTGTCGGGCGGCCACGTGCCCGTCGGCGCGGTGCTGACGCGCAAGAGCATCTTCGACAAGATCTTCAACCAGATGGACCGCGCCGTGGTGCACGGTTCGACCTTCTCCAAGAACGACCTCGCGATGGCCGCCGGCATCGCCACACTCGACGTGATGGAATCGGAGAAGCTGATCGAGACCGCCGCCAAGCGCGGCGCCGAGCTTCGCCTCGCGCTCACCCGCATGGTGCCCGGCTATGAGCTGATGAAAGAAGTCCGCGGCAAGGGCTTGATGATCGGCATCGAGTTCGGGCCGCCGAAATCGCTGCGGCTGCGGGCGTCCTGGAACGTGCTGGAGGCCGCCAACAAGGGCCTGTTCTGCCAGCTCATCACCGTGCCGCTGTTCAAGGACCACAAGGTCCTCACGCAGGTCGCCGGCCACGGCAGCCACACCATCAAGCTGCTGCCGCCGCTCACCATCACCGAAGAAGACTGCAGCTGGGTCGAGAAGGCGTTCGACGACGTCATCGCCGGTAGCCACAAGGTCCCCGGTGCGATCTGGTCGCTCGGCAAGACGCTGGTGGACAACGCGGTGCGGCGGTCGGCGTAA
- a CDS encoding metallophosphoesterase gives MSGHDHGDHGLSRRKVLECMTWAGTGVLWTITGGVPRSLGIIDSAQAATAAAPGMTFLQISDSHVGFDKPANPNALGTLEEAVNKINAMPAKPSFMIHTGDITHLSKAAEFDNADRIISQSKLDVHYVPGEHDFLDEEVKFYRERYGRGTKGAGWYSFDAGGVHFIGLVNVVDLKAGGLGNLGAEQLSWLEDDLRGKSKSTPVVLFAHIPLWTVYPEWGWGTEDGGRALEYVKGFGSVTVLNGHIHQVMQKVEGNVTFHTARSTAFPQPAPGAASSPGPMKVEDAKLRSMLGVASINFKQNEQRLAIIDTPLQG, from the coding sequence ATGAGCGGACACGATCACGGGGACCACGGCTTAAGCCGTCGCAAGGTGCTGGAATGCATGACCTGGGCCGGCACCGGGGTGCTCTGGACCATCACAGGCGGCGTGCCGCGCTCGCTCGGCATCATCGATTCCGCGCAGGCCGCAACCGCCGCGGCACCCGGCATGACCTTCCTCCAGATCAGCGACAGCCATGTCGGCTTCGACAAGCCGGCCAACCCCAATGCGCTGGGCACGCTGGAGGAAGCGGTCAACAAGATCAATGCGATGCCGGCCAAGCCGTCGTTCATGATCCACACCGGCGACATCACCCATCTCTCCAAGGCTGCCGAGTTCGACAACGCCGATCGCATCATCTCGCAGTCCAAACTGGACGTGCATTACGTGCCCGGCGAGCATGACTTCCTCGACGAAGAGGTGAAGTTCTATCGCGAGCGTTACGGCCGCGGCACCAAGGGCGCGGGCTGGTACTCCTTCGACGCCGGCGGCGTGCACTTCATCGGCCTCGTTAACGTCGTCGACCTCAAGGCCGGCGGCCTTGGCAATCTCGGCGCCGAACAGCTGTCCTGGCTTGAGGACGACCTGCGCGGCAAGTCGAAATCCACCCCGGTCGTGCTGTTCGCTCACATCCCGCTCTGGACCGTCTATCCGGAATGGGGCTGGGGCACCGAGGATGGCGGCCGCGCGCTCGAATACGTCAAGGGTTTTGGCTCGGTGACCGTGCTGAACGGCCACATTCATCAGGTGATGCAGAAGGTGGAAGGCAACGTCACCTTCCACACCGCGCGTTCGACCGCCTTCCCGCAGCCGGCGCCGGGCGCCGCCTCCTCGCCCGGACCGATGAAGGTCGAGGACGCCAAGCTCCGCTCGATGCTCGGGGTCGCCAGCATCAACTTCAAGCAAAACGAGCAGCGGCTCGCCATCATCGACACGCCGCTCCAAGGTTGA
- a CDS encoding DUF2147 domain-containing protein: MRLALYTGLILAGGYAGLAPALAADPTGDWRVADGVANIRVAQCNGSMWGAVSWEKQPGGRDQNNPDVSKKNRPTLGMATLINMKKTAGAEQWEGQVYNAKDGQMYSATITPVGTDQLEIKGCVLGFLCGGETWTRIGPPIPLSTANAMAKGAPRTTGAASKAAPATVAPAPTTGAPKSAAAAKPGQKGAADPVGDICLLPEIAGFAH, translated from the coding sequence ATGCGTTTAGCCCTTTACACCGGACTAATACTGGCTGGCGGTTACGCCGGCCTGGCTCCGGCGCTCGCCGCCGATCCCACCGGCGATTGGCGGGTCGCCGATGGCGTCGCCAATATCCGCGTCGCCCAATGCAATGGCAGCATGTGGGGCGCGGTTTCCTGGGAAAAGCAACCCGGCGGCCGCGACCAGAACAACCCAGATGTCTCAAAAAAGAACAGGCCGACACTGGGCATGGCGACCCTGATCAACATGAAGAAGACCGCTGGCGCCGAACAGTGGGAAGGTCAGGTCTACAATGCCAAGGATGGTCAGATGTATAGTGCGACCATCACGCCTGTCGGCACCGACCAGCTCGAGATCAAGGGCTGCGTGCTCGGCTTCCTGTGCGGCGGCGAGACCTGGACCCGCATCGGTCCGCCTATTCCCTTGAGCACCGCCAATGCCATGGCCAAAGGTGCGCCAAGAACCACCGGCGCAGCGTCCAAGGCCGCGCCGGCTACGGTGGCGCCAGCGCCGACGACGGGCGCTCCAAAGAGCGCGGCCGCGGCCAAGCCCGGCCAGAAAGGCGCCGCCGATCCCGTCGGCGACATCTGCCTACTCCCTGAGATTGCGGGGTTTGCCCATTAG